One Delphinus delphis chromosome 3, mDelDel1.2, whole genome shotgun sequence genomic region harbors:
- the SLC25A23 gene encoding mitochondrial adenyl nucleotide antiporter SLC25A23 isoform X4 has protein sequence MRGGPGDAERRERWGRLFEELDTNKDGRLDVHELRQGLARMGGGSPDRGAQQGISPEGDADSDGGLDLEEFILYLQEREQRLLLLFHSLDRNQDGHIDVSEIQQSFRALGISISLEQAEKILHSMDRDDTMTIDWQEWRDHFLLHSLENVEDVLYFWKHSTVLDIGECLTVPDEFSEQEKLTGTWWKQLVAGAMAGAVSRTGTAPLDRLKVFMQVHASKTNRLNILGGLRSMIQEGGVRSLWRGNGINVLKIAPESAIKFMAYEQVLKTRLTLRRTGQYKGLLDCAWRILEREGPRAFYRGYLPNVLGIIPYAGIDLAVYELTETWEQAKMSCKDAHPPPKRGSDTPPSPGQYPLQGHFSHCCHHKIPTPRPASRGLYQEKQELGVFAVSLPGTSSIAFPFSWWDHQVRPISTASEVPRHPPTPHRCIQPSFLGRQPIESPTQKGSTLGCMLCCHPLEILNNL, from the exons ATGCGGGGGGGCCCGGGCGATGCGGAGCGGCGTGAGCGCTGGGGTCGCCTCTTCGAGGAGCTGGACACTAACAAGGATGGTCGCCTGGACGTCCACGAGTTGCGCCAGGGACTGGCCCGTATGGGCGGGGGCAGCCCGGACCGCGGAGCACAACAG GGCATCTCCCCTGAGGGTGATGCTGACTCAGATGGCGGCCTTGACCTGGAGGAGTTTATCCTCTATCTGCAGGAGCGGGAACAGCGCCTGCTACTTCTGTTCCACAGTCTGGACCGGAATCAGGATG GTCATATCGACGTCTCTGAGATCCAGCAGAGTTTCCGAGCTCTGGGCATTTCCATCTCGCTGGAGCAGGCAGAGAAAATCCTGCACAG CATGGACCGTGATGACACCATGACCATTGACTGGCAGGAATGGCGTGACCACTTCCTGTTGCACTCGCTGGAGAATGTGGAAGATGTGCTGTATTTCTGGAAGCATTCCACG GTCCTGGACATTGGCGAGTGCCTGACTGTCCCGGATGAGTTCTCGGAGCAGGAGAAGCTGACTGGCACGTGGTGGAAACAGCTGGTGGCGGGAGCGATGGCGGGTGCCGTGTCCCGGACGGGCACAGCCCCCCTGGACCGCCTCAAGGTCTTCATGCAG GTCCACGCCTCCAAGACCAACCGACTGAACATCCTGGGAGGCCTACGGAGCATGATCCAAGAGGGGGGCGTGCGCTCCCTGTGGCGCGGCAATGGGATTAACGTGCTCAAGATTGCACCTGAGTCGGCAATCAAGTTCATGGCCTATGAGCAg GTACTGAAGACACGGCTGACCCTTCGCCGGACGGGCCAGTATAAGGGGCTGCTGGACTGTGCGTGGCGGATCCTGGAGCGAGAAGGGCCCCGAGCCTTCTACCGCGGCTACCTGCCCAACGTGCTGGGCATCATCCCCTACGCAGGCATCGACCTGGCCGTCTACGAG CTCACAGAAACGTGGGAGCAGGCGAAGATGAGCTGCAAAGATGCCCATCCCCCCCCAAAACGTGGGTCAGACACGCCTCCATCTCCAGGCCAGTATCCTCTTCAAGGCCATTTCAGTCATTGCTGCCACCATAAAATCCCTACCCCACGACCAGCATCTCGGGGCCTTTATCAGGAGAAGCAGGAGCTGGGAGTTTTCGCTGTTTCTCTTCCAGGGACCTCATCCATTGCCTTTCCCTTCTCCTGGTGGGATCACCAGGTTCGCCCAATTAGCACAGCCTCAGAAGTTCCCaggcatccccccaccccccatcgtTGTATCCAGCCCAGCTTCCTGGGTAGGCAACCTATAGAGTCACCAACTCAGAAGGGCTCCACACTTGGTTGCATGCTTTGCTGTCAccctcttgaaattcttaataatcttTGA
- the SLC25A23 gene encoding mitochondrial adenyl nucleotide antiporter SLC25A23 isoform X2 has translation MRGGPGDAERRERWGRLFEELDTNKDGRLDVHELRQGLARMGGGSPDRGAQQEREQRLLLLFHSLDRNQDGHIDVSEIQQSFRALGISISLEQAEKILHSMDRDDTMTIDWQEWRDHFLLHSLENVEDVLYFWKHSTVLDIGECLTVPDEFSEQEKLTGTWWKQLVAGAMAGAVSRTGTAPLDRLKVFMQVHASKTNRLNILGGLRSMIQEGGVRSLWRGNGINVLKIAPESAIKFMAYEQIKRAIWGQQETLHVQERFVAGSLAGATAQTIIYPMEVLKTRLTLRRTGQYKGLLDCAWRILEREGPRAFYRGYLPNVLGIIPYAGIDLAVYELTETWEQAKMSCKDAHPPPKRGSDTPPSPGQYPLQGHFSHCCHHKIPTPRPASRGLYQEKQELGVFAVSLPGTSSIAFPFSWWDHQVRPISTASEVPRHPPTPHRCIQPSFLGRQPIESPTQKGSTLGCMLCCHPLEILNNL, from the exons ATGCGGGGGGGCCCGGGCGATGCGGAGCGGCGTGAGCGCTGGGGTCGCCTCTTCGAGGAGCTGGACACTAACAAGGATGGTCGCCTGGACGTCCACGAGTTGCGCCAGGGACTGGCCCGTATGGGCGGGGGCAGCCCGGACCGCGGAGCACAACAG GAGCGGGAACAGCGCCTGCTACTTCTGTTCCACAGTCTGGACCGGAATCAGGATG GTCATATCGACGTCTCTGAGATCCAGCAGAGTTTCCGAGCTCTGGGCATTTCCATCTCGCTGGAGCAGGCAGAGAAAATCCTGCACAG CATGGACCGTGATGACACCATGACCATTGACTGGCAGGAATGGCGTGACCACTTCCTGTTGCACTCGCTGGAGAATGTGGAAGATGTGCTGTATTTCTGGAAGCATTCCACG GTCCTGGACATTGGCGAGTGCCTGACTGTCCCGGATGAGTTCTCGGAGCAGGAGAAGCTGACTGGCACGTGGTGGAAACAGCTGGTGGCGGGAGCGATGGCGGGTGCCGTGTCCCGGACGGGCACAGCCCCCCTGGACCGCCTCAAGGTCTTCATGCAG GTCCACGCCTCCAAGACCAACCGACTGAACATCCTGGGAGGCCTACGGAGCATGATCCAAGAGGGGGGCGTGCGCTCCCTGTGGCGCGGCAATGGGATTAACGTGCTCAAGATTGCACCTGAGTCGGCAATCAAGTTCATGGCCTATGAGCAg ATCAAGCGGGCCATCTGGGGGCAGCAGGAGACACTGCATGTGCAGGAGCGCTTTGTGGCTGGCTCCCTGGCTGGTGCCACAGCCCAAACCATCATTTACCCCATGGAG GTACTGAAGACACGGCTGACCCTTCGCCGGACGGGCCAGTATAAGGGGCTGCTGGACTGTGCGTGGCGGATCCTGGAGCGAGAAGGGCCCCGAGCCTTCTACCGCGGCTACCTGCCCAACGTGCTGGGCATCATCCCCTACGCAGGCATCGACCTGGCCGTCTACGAG CTCACAGAAACGTGGGAGCAGGCGAAGATGAGCTGCAAAGATGCCCATCCCCCCCCAAAACGTGGGTCAGACACGCCTCCATCTCCAGGCCAGTATCCTCTTCAAGGCCATTTCAGTCATTGCTGCCACCATAAAATCCCTACCCCACGACCAGCATCTCGGGGCCTTTATCAGGAGAAGCAGGAGCTGGGAGTTTTCGCTGTTTCTCTTCCAGGGACCTCATCCATTGCCTTTCCCTTCTCCTGGTGGGATCACCAGGTTCGCCCAATTAGCACAGCCTCAGAAGTTCCCaggcatccccccaccccccatcgtTGTATCCAGCCCAGCTTCCTGGGTAGGCAACCTATAGAGTCACCAACTCAGAAGGGCTCCACACTTGGTTGCATGCTTTGCTGTCAccctcttgaaattcttaataatcttTGA
- the CRB3 gene encoding protein crumbs homolog 3: MASPGLGLLLALGLPLLLTRWGRVWGQTPEPTVSENSTITPSGPSPGSNGALSQEATIAIIVVFSLLAALLLAVGLVLLVRKLREKRQTEGTYRPSSEEQFSHAAEAQAPQDSKETVRGCLPI; the protein is encoded by the exons ATGGCGAGCCCCGGCCTGGGGCTGCTCTTGGCACTCGGCCTGCCGCTGCTGCTGACCCGCTGGGGCCGGGTCTGGGGGCAAA CACCGGAGCCCACTGTAAGTGAGAACAGCACAATTACACCCTctggccccagccctggctccaATGGGGCCCTG TCGCAGGAGGCCACCATTGCTATCATCGTGGTCTTCTCCCTGCTGGCCGCCCTGCTCCTGGCCGTGGGCCTGGTACTTCTGGTGCGGAAGCTTCGGGAGAAGCGGCAGACGGAGGGCACCTACCGGCCCAGCAGCGAGGAGCAG tTCTCCCATGCAGCCGAGGCCCAGGCTCCCCAGGACTCCAAGGAGACGGTGCGGGGCTGCCTGCCCATCTAG
- the SLC25A23 gene encoding mitochondrial adenyl nucleotide antiporter SLC25A23 isoform X5: MRGGPGDAERRERWGRLFEELDTNKDGRLDVHELRQGLARMGGGSPDRGAQQGISPEGDADSDGGLDLEEFILYLQEREQRLLLLFHSLDRNQDGHIDVSEIQQSFRALGISISLEQAEKILHSMDRDDTMTIDWQEWRDHFLLHSLENVEDVLYFWKHSTVLDIGECLTVPDEFSEQEKLTGTWWKQLVAGAMAGAVSRTGTAPLDRLKVFMQVHASKTNRLNILGGLRSMIQEGGVRSLWRGNGINVLKIAPESAIKFMAYEQIKRAIWGQQETLHVQERFVAGSLAGATAQTIIYPMEVLKTRLTLRRTGQYKGLLDCAWRILEREGPRAFYRGYLPNVLGIIPYAGIDLAVYEGPHPLPFPSPGGITRFAQLAQPQKFPGIPPPPIVVSSPASWVGNL; the protein is encoded by the exons ATGCGGGGGGGCCCGGGCGATGCGGAGCGGCGTGAGCGCTGGGGTCGCCTCTTCGAGGAGCTGGACACTAACAAGGATGGTCGCCTGGACGTCCACGAGTTGCGCCAGGGACTGGCCCGTATGGGCGGGGGCAGCCCGGACCGCGGAGCACAACAG GGCATCTCCCCTGAGGGTGATGCTGACTCAGATGGCGGCCTTGACCTGGAGGAGTTTATCCTCTATCTGCAGGAGCGGGAACAGCGCCTGCTACTTCTGTTCCACAGTCTGGACCGGAATCAGGATG GTCATATCGACGTCTCTGAGATCCAGCAGAGTTTCCGAGCTCTGGGCATTTCCATCTCGCTGGAGCAGGCAGAGAAAATCCTGCACAG CATGGACCGTGATGACACCATGACCATTGACTGGCAGGAATGGCGTGACCACTTCCTGTTGCACTCGCTGGAGAATGTGGAAGATGTGCTGTATTTCTGGAAGCATTCCACG GTCCTGGACATTGGCGAGTGCCTGACTGTCCCGGATGAGTTCTCGGAGCAGGAGAAGCTGACTGGCACGTGGTGGAAACAGCTGGTGGCGGGAGCGATGGCGGGTGCCGTGTCCCGGACGGGCACAGCCCCCCTGGACCGCCTCAAGGTCTTCATGCAG GTCCACGCCTCCAAGACCAACCGACTGAACATCCTGGGAGGCCTACGGAGCATGATCCAAGAGGGGGGCGTGCGCTCCCTGTGGCGCGGCAATGGGATTAACGTGCTCAAGATTGCACCTGAGTCGGCAATCAAGTTCATGGCCTATGAGCAg ATCAAGCGGGCCATCTGGGGGCAGCAGGAGACACTGCATGTGCAGGAGCGCTTTGTGGCTGGCTCCCTGGCTGGTGCCACAGCCCAAACCATCATTTACCCCATGGAG GTACTGAAGACACGGCTGACCCTTCGCCGGACGGGCCAGTATAAGGGGCTGCTGGACTGTGCGTGGCGGATCCTGGAGCGAGAAGGGCCCCGAGCCTTCTACCGCGGCTACCTGCCCAACGTGCTGGGCATCATCCCCTACGCAGGCATCGACCTGGCCGTCTACGAG GGACCTCATCCATTGCCTTTCCCTTCTCCTGGTGGGATCACCAGGTTCGCCCAATTAGCACAGCCTCAGAAGTTCCCaggcatccccccaccccccatcgtTGTATCCAGCCCAGCTTCCTGGGTAGGCAACCTATAG